Sequence from the Suncus etruscus isolate mSunEtr1 chromosome 1, mSunEtr1.pri.cur, whole genome shotgun sequence genome:
TGCAGTagcaaaataaatagaagaatttaaaaagatatattataAAACCAGAGCATACATTCAAACTCTATCATAATCCCAACCCCACCACAGACatgaaaactcctagaaatatgaTTTTTACTCTGGAGATAGTACAATGTCTTCTGCTGTCCCATATAGTGAAAAGgatagaggggaaaaaaatctacagCGTCACATCATGAGTGAAGATACATGCTAAATTGAATAAGAGGAATAACACAATGCCAATGTCAGCaataatgtgttttttgtttcttgtctctttaaaataaaaattccaacataaaaacaattttctGGTCATGATTGATTTCCATTGTAATAGAATTCTcttttactgtgatttttttaacttgCTTGGCAATAAGACTAGTAAAACAAAATGACCATAACAGTAGTGAAATAAATAAGTCAGCTCTTTTGTATCAACTAACGTGGTTTAAACCCCATGTATTTAATGAAAATTGTCTATAATTAAAATACTTCTTTACAGGAAATAGACACTTGTAAAGAGATGggtactgaaacattgtatgatcaaaacccaactatcaacaactttttaattcaagatgattttaaaaaattaaaaacaaaacaaataaaatcagagCCACCCttccacacaaagaaaaaaaatagtacattgCCCTAATTAAGGAATTGGAGGTATTAGCCTTGAAGTAATGAAGGTATCAACCATCACAATTCTGTCTCCCAGAACACTTGTCCCTTCTCTCTGTCATCTAGAGCTGCTCCTTACATAATTTACTGGTAGTGCCTGGAGaatccacaataaaaataattttctttaaacaactcCTCTTAGAGGGTAAACTGACCTAGCAATTAGCTAGCAGTTACTACCAAACATGCTCTGTAACTTCCCAACTATGTCTTGAACAAAGTATAAATCTATCAAGTATGTAGAGGGAAATAATTGGTTTGTTAGTTCCCAAGGAAATATGAACAATGAACCTCCAGGTGGATCTAACCAATTAAACATTGTCAAGGAcacaagaaaattacagacttacagttttttttttttttcagacttacAGTTTTAGTCTATAGGAAGTCCTTACTCAAGGCCACGGTCACTCTCCTCCTAAAGGGGACAGCCCTAACTCGTCATCTTCAGGACTCAATGTTTGTTAGACTTGTGATTTgtgcataaaaataataaaatcttttaagacaaaaaaaaatctcctctTTAACTTACTACATGAGGaccaaacaaattattttaagccAGTTATCTGAAATTTGCTATCATAATTgtgttctctaaaaaaaaaaaaaaagatggcatcaGGAGCTAAAATTTgggtgccacagctccagctaGACAGGTATTTTATGAtgagtagaaaatatttttgtaaattatggaACAGCTGGCATATTTTTTGAGGTTCTGGgcatttaaaaattcaatatttttccttttaggggAACTGGcaatattggtgaagggaagtagacactggtgaaggtatgGATGCTTAGACATGGCATAACTGAAATTcagttataaacaactttgtacctCATGGTTATTCAATCAGTAAAAATTTCatcctttaaaaaacaaacaattcaaACTTTAAGACAATGAGGAAGGATGATTCCAGTTCCTCTCCCCGACACTGACACTAGCTGAATGTTGACTTTATCAAACTTTAGCTCAAAACAAACTTTAGCTCAACAAGGAAAGATCTTAAATGGGAACAGTATTTTGGTTATGCCCACATTGTTCAGTTTGGCAGCTCTCACCTCCTTGATCTACATATAAGGACTGTGCTGTGCACCTGAGATTCTGTTTGGTAAGAACACACGCATTCTTCCAGCATGCAGTCCCTCCGACTCCTGTCCAAAGCCAGTCAGGCCATCCTGATCCTGGTGGTCTGTCTCCAGCTTGGGATCAACAATGCTGAAGAAAGCGAGTGAGTCAtccttttctcttcattttgggaaaaaaagcaaatctTACAAGGGGAGGGTCACCTAACCTAGACTAGAAATTTGcatactactttttaaaaattgcttcagTGTCAGAACTCTCATTTAAAGTTCTCAAGAGTCCATTAGCCAGCTCTACTTCTTTCCTATAGGAATTCCTGTTCACCTACCTAGTCTTTCTACCTGTACTTCCTGTTTTTTTGAGTAAATAAGAGTACTCAAATGTATGTTAACATTCATGAACTTGGTTTTGCTCTAAAGTTCCAATTCATATCCAGTTTGTACTCTACATCTTTGTTCATATTTCTACTCAGTAAATTGTACTTTCTAAATTCTTGTCTTGCCTCTCATACTTTCATAATAACTTTGGTAAGTTTTTGCATGACTCACTGAAGGATCATAGACCCTGTATCCTTTTCCTAGATCCCATTGTTTAAGATTGCACTAAACCAGAAGTATAGACATCTTTCTGATTCGGAAGATAAAGACAAAAGTTTCTTGTCCCTCCATCCTATTCACTTGGAGCTTAGGCTTCATATATGGCCTTTGTGAAAGCTCAAACCATATGCAAAAGTATAAGGGTATATTTCTGAAGTCTCCAAAGTCAACATAAACCTAAATGtttgaagaaagcaagaaaattggggaaaatgaaaagaaatagaaaatagagcAGGATCAAGTAAATAACagaaatgcaaaaacaaacaaacaaaaaactcgtaGGAATTGTCTACAGAATTTGAGATGTAAGGTTTTTCTAACTGGTGTTTCAGATGGTAGCTACTTACTGTAATATGACCAGTTTTTCTGTCCTGAATGAAACTATTTAGAAAGACAAGCTAGTATCATGGAGGCAGAGATACAGATGTCACTCCAAGTATCCCTGAGTTGGAATAAGTAGCTGACATAAGTTTGCTAATTAAGATGACCATGCAGCATAGTGTGCCCAGAAATTCTTGATGTCAGAATCAAATATCTCTCATACCAGGAAAGTCTTACCTCTTGTGCAAACAGATAATTATCAATCCTAAATCCATCTACAAATGGGAAGAATTTGGAAGACTTGAAATCCTCACACTCTTCTACTGTGCCCCGaacacagacaaaaatagaattgTGAATCAGTTGCATAGGACAGGAAGGAATTGGgtttcttggtatttttttttgtttttttttgttttttttttcaaaccaatTTCTCTAGTTTTGAATCCAGCCCTCAttgattcaatgattttctttctttctttccattttctttttccaatcaGTTTATAGTGTGTGGCTTGAACATAGGGTTGCATATAAAGTTCCTGGACATAGCTATATGTCCAAATCCTCTACAGAGCTTCCTACATGTCCCATGGGGAAATCATGAAGGATCTTCAAGAATCTTCTAAACTGGAATCTTGTAGGACCTACAACTCCTCTAGGACACTGGGTTGTCTGGGTCTGAACAGGATTCTGATTttatgcttatttgtttgtttgggttttttgtttttgtcttgtttttgaggGAGAGTGTTTCAAACTGTGATTAAGCCCAGAGCCCTTcctgctgattttattttatttgggggggggggtgtcagacccagcggcgctcaggggttactcctggctttgcgctcagaagtcgttcctggcagcctcagggtatcatatgggatgcctagtttcgaaccaccgtttgttcgaatcagctgcatgcaaggcaaacaccttaccgctgtgctatctctctggcccttcctgcTGATTTTTAATGAACTAAACTAGTAGTTTAATGTGAGGACCCAAGAATACAGTGCTGTTTGGGTTCTGGGTCTTGAGATTAATCTAACCAACCTGTAAGTGCTGAGGGACTTCAGGGATGTACCTGGAGATTTTCACAACATGACCATGTGtccccagaaataaaaaatggtgtaCTATGTGCAAGTCATGCACTTTTacacctgtactatttctcctgcctaATGGAATTCTATAGACATGTAATTTTCTGCTGAGAATGACTTGAGATTTGCCCCTCAGGAGCAGTCAGGCAAACTTGTAATATGGTACTATTATTCTTTTTCaaagttatttctttattgatGGAAAACAGAAGACATGCAACCTCAAATAAAACAACCAAgttgcaaataaaacaaaactaactctattaaaaaaaagtatcccAAAATCAAATTTTTAGAAGATTTTACTGCTCAGCAATTGCACACATCCAACATCACATCCTCAGGCACTTTCACTATCATTCTACATGGCCTATTCCTACTATTGTCCCCCACTGATTGAATGTTGATCTCTTCCTGATTTTCTTCCCCAAATCAGCCGACGTACAATAATAATGAACATGCAGATGCCCACAACTGTAAAAGCAAATGAAGAATTGACACTTAGGCTTCAAGTGAGCACAGAACTGAGAGAATGCATGGTGGTAAGTAGAAGCCTGGACAGTTCACTTCTTCATgactaaataaatatacaattattTCATTATTGGTCATAggttaacattttattataattttcacattataattaattatactgaatataatattttcaaatatgttaGAACCTGGGGATATTTCAGGAGCTTACAGTGGCTGATTCTTCTTTTAACTCTATGAAAAAATATTGGCCCAGAAAGGAATAGGAagtttaggaaagaaaaagaagaaataaataggttataaataaaatagagtttaGAGGAATATGTAAGAGCTGGGGAAAAATTAGAGTACCTCCAAGGGTTCAAGAATAATGAAAAGGTGGAGAGGGTTCTCTAAAAGAAAATCTGTACCCTATATAATATAAGAAAGTAGGTAAGGAACAGGTCTGATTTCTGAACTAGAACAGAGCTTTTCAAACTATAATATACAAAAGATCACCAGCATGTCTGTTTAAAAAGCATATTCTGAGTCAATAGTATATCCAGAGGTCAACATTAACCGTATTTTTCattctataagacacacctgttTATAGtgtttagatgaggaaaacaagaaaaaaatattctaaggcAAATGTTGTACTAAAATGTTTAATGaactataacagaataatatttcaacGATGTTAAGTGAACAACAGTCAATGTGACATTAGGAATTATTATGACTGTCATTAACAAATGGAGAGAGTTTAAGTTTCAAGTACTCTTCTTGTTTTCTGGGAACCCCCAAAACTcctcagctccaggcagcatttgctccataagacacacagacattttccctcatttttgggggggagaggaggTGCATATTATGGTATAAAATATACGATAATTATTTCTAACAAACTTCTAAGCTATGACAACACCGGACTCCTTAGCACATTACATTTGTCTGACTGCTCTAGGTTATAAGGAAACAAGATCTGGGAGGAGTTAACCCAAAGAGACTCACCCCTTGAGAAGTGTTTTGCTCCATTCCCAGGTTTTCTCAGTTGCCCTCACAGAACATAACCTGCCCCTTGTTAACTGTTCTGCTCTAAGGCAAGATCCTCATGCTTTCTTTATCCTATGGAAGAATCCCATCTGGTGTAACACAGTACTTGCCCTTAGTATAAATTTCTTCACTCCATTTAGATTGAGGAACAATTATGAAACTAAAAATACTATGGGTAATAGAGAATTTCAATTTGTTTAATCAATGGTTTCAGTTACTGCTAGGAAAAGTGCCAATATGTGAGTATAAAACGTTGACAACCACTTCCTTAAGGTCTCTTCTAGGAATGACCCTGTCTCCAGGGGAGAAATATTTCTGATCATTGACCAAAGACCAACACATCTGTTAGTCAGTTTTTCAGTACCAAAATATGAACTATGTGTACAGATTTGGGATATGAGGGAGTGGAATCAAATTGTTTAGCTTTGGCATTTGTGGATCCTAACCATTATTGAAAGGAGGAACGGTAAAGGTTTTGTGTGCTTAAAGCTTTTGTGAAAATTGCAGTCTGGAGTAATAAATGATGTAAGTTGTTTCGCACTCATGATAGCAATATAGTGTTTAAAAAAAGTGTTTAACAAAATGATGTGATCAATGATGTAGTAATTATTATGAGTATTTTTAAGAACACTGCTACTACAATAAAtaagtggttcttttttttttaaaaaaaaagtctctcagTATGCAGGTAAAGTacaaaaaaactcataaaaattgTAATAGCTAGAAAAAAGTACTATAGGAAATTTTTTAGTTCCAGTcaagtaattttaattataatttttatttaaatagttataaaataacctcatagtttctatatttttagaaaataaaaatattacatgtaCTATTCTTAACATATAATTATTGTTATTGATTAGAGTGCATCTGAAATGGAATTTTGAGCAAGTGAGATATCACTACTGTAaccataaatttattatttatgccCTCAATCATGCTTGTCAGTATGATTATCATATTCATTTAGGGTTGAAATAATGCTTATAGTACTCTACAGTCTGAATTATTTGTGTCAGAGactagttttctgatttcataaAGTTTTTGATATGTCTATCAGgggatgtttatatattttaaataaaatgcactgagatgagctgaagtgatagtatagcaggtagggtatattttattgccttgcatgtagcagacccagattcaattctcagaatcccatatagtcccctgaactcaccagcagtaagtcctgagtacagaaccaggaataacccctgagcagccccaggtgtgtcccccaaaccaaaaaataaaaaaatgagtaacACCAAAAGTGTTTTATTGaataactaaatatattatttaaaattaacttgAATATGGTTATTTAAACACGTCTATCAATTTATTAGcccaaaataatacttttaaaataaataaacacttggTTTTAGTTTATGAACATGCGATATTTGGAAGGCTGCTGTTGCTTAACTTGTATGTGCCCTGCCTGGTCTTTGACAACAAATCATATGTGTAGTGCTTACATCCAGTTATATGTGCTATTGCTACTTTAATGAGCCATTTTTGAAAATGCCAATTCATGAAGACATACTGTAGCAGATGTAATTTAAAAGTAATCAAAACAACGCATTACTACAGAAGCATCAGCTTGCCAGAGTATTCAGAATCGAATGATGAATGTAAAGACATTTGAATTCACTGTGGGTATGGGTTCAGTGGGTGTGAGTTTCCCAGGCAATCTCAAGCAATTAAGAGTAGCAAGAAACCCAGACACTTTTGATGGTAACTTGTAGCTCAAAACTCCATATGAGTCTAACAAACATCCTATGTTTGACCTTGTGATAAAATCACAGTGACTTGGTCACTGTACTTGCAACAAGATCTGTCTTGGCCTTGTGCCCCAAGAAACCAGATTGGGGCAGTTATAAGCCAGCTTCTTCATCCCAAGTTAGGAAACTAGGCTACTGCTGTCAAGGGTGAGTCTTGGTCCTCCAAGAACCTTGCTCTCTAATGCCTGAAGGTAAAATCTAGtgaaacagaaatttaaaacGGAAAACATTCTGACCTAAACTTTAGCACCTCAAACAAGATTTCAGAAGTAAACACCTTGAGCCACTGGCCCACCACTGGTCTTATTCTTTGACCATTAAGGAAGTaccccttctcctcttcttcctccttaccctcactcttctatctctccctacacCATCCCCAGTATAACTCTGCATTTTCTCTATTACCATTTCTCCTCAGATTAGGACTTATTTAAGAAGCACTTATCCAATGGATACTCCTTTTAACTTTAAATATACCGCCTGTCTCTGTGAAGATTCCCCAAGGACCTTTTATTGGGATTTTGCTACCAACCGTAAGTAGTTGATTCAAACGGGCAAAAACTGTTTACTAGGGAAAGAAAAGTTAACAAGTAACAAAGCTCTGGATCAGAAACAAGAACAAAGGATAGAAAAAACAAGATGGAATGATTTGAGGACACAGCAGAGGACAGTCAACAGGATGATGTCCTGTATGAAAAGTCCAGGGGTTATGTGAGAAAATATCAAAAGGGAGTTGCAGGAAACTGCATCCAATAGCATGGTGCCTCAAGCTAGTTGATCAGAGACCACACAAAGGGTTTGAGTGACATCAGAGATGATCCTACTCTTGTCTCTTTCAGGTACCACAAAAATAACAGCTACTGTGGATGTTGTCCGTGTACTTGGCATCTGTCCTAATGATAAAGCTGTGATGCCCATTGATGCAAATCGTTTTTATATAACACAAGAACTGAAAGCAGTCAATTATTATTAGTGGGAAGCCTGATGTCCTCCTGGCCTGTACCCCTGGCTGTCCACTAAGAAAACTTGAGTAAGGTGACTCTTCAATAAATATCTCCCAAGCTTCTCTGTGTTCTGTGCATCTTCACTCAAATATCTATTCTAGAAGGATATGACAGAGTAGTCAGAATTTCAAATAACTTCACTGGAGAGAAACTATAGGTTTCTCACTGCCATTTGTATAAAAGGGGGAATAGAAAAGAGAGGAGGTTATTCTCACAGAACTAAAAGTGGATGTTCCAAAGTTCATagcaaagaaaggaagaactatgagagaaagagaatctcAAAGTTCTCTCCCTTTGACGTGACCCCCacaaacacaaatacacatatcTATTGTCCCAGACTATGGAGTCACTCTGTATTTCAACAGTGGAATTAGGTGCTTTCCTCCCAGAACATAATCATACCAGCCTATACAATTATGGTAATAGGGCAAAGATCTGCTTTATCCCCTTTTCCTCTAGTGCCCAATGGGACTCATTCATGAGAAGCAGGATCAAGATTACCATATACTTCTTCCTTTTAAATGATGAAATTTCAGCAAGAGTCAGAGAATTaagcaaataaaaaccaaaagcaaaataaagtccAAGGCTAATAGTATTTCTCacccctatatttatttttcccctgGCAAGCATATTCCTTGCTTTGTTGACTGAATAGAGATTGCAGGCCCAAGCAGCAACACAAATTTAATCTCAGTGCACCATGCCTCTCTATTGTATCTCCAGTTGATTTTGTCACAAagtattgtgctatctctcctcctctttctgttGTGATTCTTTTTTATATCACCTATCCTTCATTGAAGTATGAACACTTTGTTGATATACTAAATAAGATTTTGAAATAAGAATGTTTTTGACTTTTACTAACTGGAAAAGTCGTTTATCTTTCAATATTAATACAAAGTAAAGAGACATCAAAAGCTTCATAAAAAGACAGACACtagaaacatacatatatatggtctCTGAGTTTAAAATATGCAGTTACAATCCACAAAAAATAGAGTGCAAGAAGGCAAACTGTCACATGTCAGAATTTTGGGTTGGTTtccaagagcaaaaaaaaaaagaaaagcattcaatgataatgtaaatatattgataaaaaagAATGTTCACTGATTCACAAATAATTGAGCCTGTAGGAGTGGTAATATGATAACAcataattgatattttaataatggGTTTATCATCTGACCCCATGATAACATGTATCATTTATCATTGTTCTAATCTCAGAATATAAGTATAACTTTGAAGACAATTGAGTAAATTACAATTCTTCATTTAAGTTATTGGCAGAATTTACTTATCCCTCACAGCTAGTAATCTGATCAAACCACAAACATAATGACTACAGCGGGAAGGCCACAATATCAGAGAATGCATATGATCCAATACATTGCACTAGGTGGAAAATACAACTCAGAcaaaacaaatgaccaaaggaTTTTGTGAACAATCCCACAGATTATAAAGAGCAGATTATGAAGATGATAAAGAATTTTATAGAGAGTAGACAGAGCTCCAAGtgaatttcacacacacacacacacacacacacacacacacaaatgtgacAAAGAAACTTGTCCGAAGGAAGTGGCTGTAAATTTAAAGGGAGGAATGAAAAAGTGGTGATTTTGTATGAACAGTCAGATACAAAAATTACACGCAGCTGTTTGGATCTTCATCTGACAGGGCTTAGGCAAGAAACTGGTCAGATCCAGCTGACTCCCAAATAGGCAAAAAATAATGGGGACATAGTTATGGCCAAAGGCAGAAAAGCCTATTACCGCCAGCACTGTAGTTGGAGGCTTCTGGCAACGGACCACACCAGTTGAAGACGAAAAGATAGTATCCACCCCCAAACTCCATATCAAGGCAAGCATCTACCTAGTTTCAGAATCCAAACCCAAGGACTGAAGCAACAGGGTGAGGATGGGTCACTAAGAACTTTGCACACAGAGAGCTGACACAGAATATTACAGTCTCAGCTAAGCTAGATACAATATAAACAGAGTAGCACAGGCTCTGGGTTGGACTATAAATGTGAAGCTTAGATTGCTACTCAGACTtgcacaaaataaacattctatcTCTCGTTGTACAGAAGAATCAGAGAAAACCACCAAAAATTATAAGTGAAATAATAACCTAAATTTTATAACTTTCAGATAATAATTTCAGAGTGACTTCAGTAAGGCTATTTAATGAGCTGAAAGAAATGATATTATAGAACTTCATTAACTCATTGAAGGCCCCAGTTGCAATGACAGAAACCAAGAAACAAATCAATATGCTCAAAGAAATAATGCAGTAAAACATCTATAAAGAACAGTAAATATAAGAAAGATTGAAAGTAAAtgaagagaggccagagagataatacaacaggtaagtgcttgccttgatatggccaatctagattcaatccccagctatGCACATAGTCCCCTaagaactgccaagagtaatttctgcttgcagagccaggaataaaacctgatcATCTCTGGTtgtggtaagaaagaaaagaaagaaggagagtaagaaagaagaagaaagaaagaaagaaagaaagaaagaaagaaagaaagaaagaaagaaagaaagaaagaaagaaagaaagaaagaagaaagaaagaaagagagaaagaaagaagaaaggaaaagaaagaaagaaagagagagagagagagaaagaaagagagagagagagagagagaaagaaagaaagaaagaaagaaagacagaaagaaagaaagaaagaaagaaagaaagaaagaaagaaagaagaaagaaagaatgaaagaagaaaggaaagaaagaaagaaagaaagaaagaaagaaagaaagaaagaaagaagaaagaaagaaagaaagaaagaaagaaagaaagaaagaaagaaagaaagaaagaaagaaagaagacatgaagacatcttgggccttcccTCTGCTTGCTtcacctgggaactttgatcctttCTGGCATCGTTCCCTGAGGGCTCACCTTCTCCAGAGGCGA
This genomic interval carries:
- the PIP gene encoding prolactin-inducible protein, whose translation is MQSLRLLSKASQAILILVVCLQLGINNAEESDRRTIIMNMQMPTTVKANEELTLRLQVSTELRECMVIRTYLRSTYPMDTPFNFKYTACLCEDSPRTFYWDFATNRTTKITATVDVVRVLGICPNDKAVMPIDANRFYITQELKAVNYY